TAAAAGGGCGTGTAGCACCGGTGCGCAAACTTTTTACACGGGTATAATCGTAAAACACGTTGGCCCGGATGCGTTGGAAATACAGCATGTTGCCAAAACCCCAATCGGGGTAAAACAACGGAAAATGGTAATTGGCACCCAACCGGAACATCCTTGGGAAATTCACACTGTTGTAGCCTCTTGAAAACGGAAAAGCATTGGAATAGGCGTATTGCCGCATGGTATCACGGGCCTGCCAGGCGCCAGACAATACCAGACTATGATTGCTCCCTATACCGGGGAAATACAGCGTACCGCTCAGCAGCAATTGCCAGGCCTCCTGTCCATCAATCATATTGCGATAATCGGCCAATAAAGCCTGTGCAAACCGAGGGTAAATCTGTTGGCGGGCTTTTTGCACCTGCGATGTATACGTTACACGGGTGTTGAAGAATGTGTAATTCAAATCCCGCAGCAGGCCTTTGCCTATCCCCTGCCAACGAACATTGTCTGTATTTACCGTAGCGGAGGCAGTAAAGCTGCGGTACATTTTACCCTTGGTAAAATTGAGGGGCAAATACAAACCAGCATAAGCTTCTGCCTGATTGTACTGGAAAGTGGTATCAGCATTGTAAAAAGCATCGCGGCCAAAGGTTTGTTTCACACCAATCATGGGTTGCACAAACCAGCCACCATACCGGATATTAGCTCCTGCTGTATGGCTTTTTTCATTGTTGTTGTACGTATAAGATAGTTCCGTAAGCACCGTGTTCAGTACGTTATTACCCAAGAGTTTGGCCGTGTATTCTGCTTCACTAATCTCCGGCTGCCAGGTATGAAAGTTGAAAGGATGGGTCAGTTTACGATACTTCGTTCCGGCCAGTTGGGTGGTGGAAAGCTGACTCAAATTTGTATAGGTACCTGATTGTTGATTTTGGTACAGCAACTTGAAACCATCCTCAGCAATACCTTCTGTTGCGGGCATCACTGGTGTTTGCCCCAACCGGAAACCATCCGCGGTGAAATACGAAGCCATTACCCCACCACTTTTGGCAAAGCCTTGATAGACCCCAGTAGTAAAAGCCGTAAGCTGCCAACGCATGCCATTGCTGCGCTGAATGGCATACAGGGCATCTTTGCCGGCTTCGCTTTGTGTGTAGTAAATGGTATCGCCCTGCACCACAGGAAATGCCAGCAATCTTTCTGCCGGGGGCAACAACCATTGTTGTTGACGCTTGGCGGGCTGCCACAGCAACCAACCCATTTTACCAGCAGGCTCACGTACTGCCACCAGCACTTCATTGGATTGTGGCAAAAACTTTGGATGCGATAAAAACCAATTTGAAGGCACTTGCAATGAATCCAGCATGGCGCCTTCGGTATTCATGATGAGTATACGAGAGCCTTTTATTGGATCATGTTCAACGGCAACAATTTGGTCGCCGTTTGGATGAATATCGGGTGAGAAATAACGGCCTTTACCAGACACATCAAAAACCTCACCGCTGGCTACATCCAGTAAGCGAACAATGCTGTAGTCGCGGTTGCCCCAGCGGGTATCAGCCTGCAAGGCACTGTACACAATGCGGCCATTGCTGTAGCTGAAGTAATCATCGTAGCCAATGTCTTTCACCGCAATCTTTTGCTCATTGCCTTCAGCATCTATTTCTACAAATCGTGGTATATCAGCATAGCCTGCTTTAAGCATAACCGTTTTACCGTCAGCTGTTGGATAAGGATACTTGTAATCTGTTACCGCTTGCTTATTCAGCTTCGTAATCCATATGGGTGAAAGATTGATTTTATTGGCCTGTTGCTTTTGGCGAAAATCTTGCATGGCTTCCTGCACAAATGCCTGGTACGTTTTTCCCGTGTGTTTTTTTACTGCGGCCTGCATAGGATAAAACAAGGTGTTGAATGCAGCAGCATCCCGGGTAATCTTTTGCCAGACATCATCGCCGAATTGCTGCCGGCCATAGCTTACGAGCAGATAGCCGAGGTCGTAATGATTGGGATAATATTTTCGTAGCGATCCATTGCGCATTTGCATAAATGAAAAGTCGTTGCGATTTTCATTCAATGCTGTATATGCATTCAGAAACAATGGGAGGCGGCCCCTGCCCTGTCCGCTGTACACCGTTTCATTCCACACGGCATCGCCTTCAAAAAACCAATCAGGAACTGATAAACCATTGGCCAAAGCCTGCCCCTGCTGCCCAAACAAGCCACCCATAAAACGGGATAATCCAACATTGAAATTATTATACTGCTGCACATGCCGGTATTCGTGTATGGCCAGGTTATCGGTCCACGACATACTGCCTAGTTCCAACGGATTTTGTGGCGGCATCATGAAAAACTCACTTCTTCGTGGCCCCATCATTACATAGGCATTGCTGTAGTTCACATCTTTTTGCAACACAATGCTGTACCGTTTGTGTTGCTGCCCCAACGAGGCAGGGCCTTGCTGCTGCTGCAAATACAATGACACTGCTGCAACACGGCTGGCTACACTATCCATGCCCGCCGGATAAATCACTTTTACAGCATCGTTGTTTACCTGCCGCCATTTTGTCCGGGCGGGGTTGCCGCCAAAAGTTTGTGCATGTGCAACATGCTGCATGCCTGCACACATCAACAGGCCAAAACAAAAATGTAGTATTGAGGGCTTCATAAATCGTTGCTTCTTCATCAGCATGAAAATTAGGCCGAAGCAATATGCAAACCATCATTTGCAAAAAAAACGACCCGACAATTGCCGGATCGTTTTAACCAAAACCTCTATCAAACAAATCCATTCAATTAATGCGCTGCGGCAGCAAGGCCCGCCGCTTTCTTATTGCCTTTTACCATGAGTACAAATGGCACGCAGACCAAAAACAATACGCCTACAAACGTGAATACATCCATATACGATAGCACTGACGCTTGTTTCAATACGTTATAATCAAGCGCCTTGTATGCACTTTGCATGGCCACATCGGCACTCATGCCCTTGGCCATAAATGCCTGTTGATAACCTTGCACCCGTTGCATTACATCGGGGTCGGCGGTATTTAAATGCGTGACCAAATCGGCACGGTGGTGCCAGTTTTGGCGAGACATATACGTGGAAATAATAGCAATGCCGAATGAACCACCCAATTGTCGCATCATACCCGTGAATGCGGCTCCCTGACCAATTTGCTGCCCTTTTAGGGTAGACAGCGAAAGCGTTGTAATAGGAATGAACAACAGTGCCATGGCCACACCACGCATGATGAGCATCCAGAAGAAAGCATCAGCGCCGGTATCGGGGGTAAGGATTTTGTAGCCCCATAAACAGAACACCACAAACAAAGCCATGCCTATAGCGGCCAGGTACTGCTGTGGCGCCCCTTTTTGCAACAGCTTGCCAATGAACGGCATCAGGAATGCCGTGGCTAAAGTAGCGGGCACCATGAGTAAACCAGATTGCGTGGCATTCCATCCCAGCGTAGCTTGTGTATACAATGGAATGATGAATGTAGAGCCATACAAGCCAAAGCCCAGAATGAAAGATAAAATAGTACCCACACGGAGGTTGCCATTTTTAAGCACCCGTAGTTCTACAATGGGATTGCTGAAAGTTAACTGGCGCCAAATGAAGAAATACAATCCCAACACAGCCATCAATGAAGTGATGATAATGGTAACAGAGTTGAACCAATCTTCTTCCTGACCTTTCTCCAGCACAAACTGTAAAGAACCCACTGCGACTGCCAACAATCCTATACCCAGCCAATCAATTTGCCGGCCAGATTTTTTTTCGGCATACTTGGGACTGCGTACATAGCGCAATGCAAACAGTGTAGCAATTACACCTAATGGAATGTTGATGTAAAAAATGTACGGCCAGCTGAAATTATCAACGATATAACCACCCAGTGGCGGGCCAAGTGTGGGACCTACAATAACACCCAATCCATAAATGGCCTGTGCCATACCCCGTTTTTCTACAGGATAGCTTTCGGTAATGATGGTTTGAGAAGTCACCAGCAACGCACCACCACCTACGCCCTGCAAAAAGCGGAAAATGATGAGCTCCCAAATAGTGGTGCTATTGCCACACAAAAAAGAAAAAATGGTGAAGATGATGATGGAAGCGGCAAAATAATTGCGCCGGCCAAACTGCTGCGACAGCCAGCTGGTCATGGGTACAATAATCACGTTGCCGATAGCATAAGCGGTAATCACCCAACTGATTTCGTTGAGGGTGGCGCCCATGTTGCCCTTCATATCGTTGAGGGCTACGTTTACAATGGTGGTGTCTACAATTTCGAGCAGGGCACATAAAATGGCAGTGAACGTAATAATCACCCTGCGGAAACCATATTCCACCAAACTATTTTCATTGGTCATACCTGACAGATTGCTTGTTTATGATGCATGAACCAAAGACTACTTCACCAATACATCAGCCGTTACATTCATACCCGGACGCAATTGTTGCAGCATAGCATCATCCGCTGTTGTGAATTCTATTTTCACCGGTACCCTTTGTACTGTTTTCACAAAGTTACCCGAAGCATTATCCGGCGGCAGCAAAGCAAAACGACTGCCAGTGGCCGGACTAAACGACGTCACTTTCGCCAGGAAGTGGTGACCGGGAAATGCATCCACGGCTACACTTACCTCCTGACCCAGTTTCATTTTTTCCAGTTGCGTTTCTTTGAAGTTGGCCACCACCCACACATCACTATTTACCACAACATTCATCAAAGTTTGTCCGGGCTGCACCATTTGTCCTGGCTGCAGGCTTACACGGCTTACCACGCCATCAACAGGTGCTGTAATGATGGTGTAAGAAAGGTTGAGTGCTGCTGCATCCAGCTCGGCTTTGCGCTGCAAAATGTTGGCGTTGGCCACTGCCACCTGCTTGCCGGTGGTATTGCTTTGCGAACTCACCACATTGGTTTGTGCCCCTGCTGCTTTGCGTTGCTCCTGCAAAATTTGCAATTGCTTTTCTGCAGATAATTTTTCTGCTTCAGCCTGTTCAAATTGCTGCTGGGTAATAGAATGATCTTTTACCAGATTGGCATAGCGGTTATAATCCTGTGTGGCTCTCCACACCCGCACTTTCGCCGCTTCAATTTGTGCGTCAGCTACGGCTTCGTTTCTGCTGGCGGTTGTAATGCCGGTACGTGATGCTTCAGTAGCTGCACTGGCAACCGTAAGATTGCTTTCAGCAATGGACAATGCAGCCTGTGCCTGTGCAAGTTTCACCTGCAAATCGCGGTCGTCTAAAACGAGAAGTGTATCACCTTTTTTTACCCGCTGGTTATCCTTCACTCTTACCTCGGCAATAAAGCCGCCGACTCTTGGAATGATAGGACTAATGTTGCCTTCAATTTGTGCATCTTCCGTTTCTTCATGCTTTTGTGCATGCTGGTATTTGATGTAACCGTAGGTGCCTCCAACCAGCAGCAAGGCGATGAATCCAACTAAAAATTTGGTATTGGTTTTCTGTTTGGGCGTTGTATTGTTTTCCATGAATATTGGTCAATTTGTTGTGGTAGAATTATTTTCCGAAACCGGGTTGTAAAGAACCGGCAGCTTTCAGCAAATTGGCATAGGCCAATGTTGCATCTGCTTTGGCATTTACCTTGTTGAGGCGGGCCCGCAGCAAGCTCAAATCTGCATCCAGCAAATCGGTCAGCGTGGCCAAACCATTGTTGTATTTATTGTTGGTAATGCGGTAGTTTTCAGTAGCCTGTTCAATGGCTTTATCGTACACTTCTGTTTTCTTTTGCATCAGCAATACAGCCTCGTAGGATTTATTTACTTCCAACCGAATTTTATCCTGCATCAAAGAAGTAGCCGCTTGCAACTCTTGTTGATTTGCCTGCAGTTCATTCAGCCTGGCTTTCGTTTTCCAAAGGCTACTGATATTGTACTTTACACCTACACCCACATTGAGTGCATGACTGATGGTAGCAATGTTTTGCAAGTGTGCCGAAAAGTAACCACCCGTGGCGGCTACCGATGGCAGCTGGCTGCCTTTTACCGCTTGCATACCGGCTTTAATGGATTGCTGTCGCTGGCCATAAGCAGCCAGTTCATTGCGGTGCAGCATGGCCGAATCTTCCCATGCAGACAAGATGCCTGCAGTAGGTGTTTGTTCAAAAGCAGCCGCTTCTACCAGCAGTTCAGTTTGCTCTGGCAGACCCAACATCAGGCACATATTTACGCTGGCATCTTTCAGGTTATTTTGTGCTTCGAGCAATGCCAGCTCCACATTCGATGCTTGCAAACTGGCTCGCATTAAATCGTTGCGGGCCAGCAAACCGTTTTTTTCCAGGTTGGTAAAATCCTTCACCCGCTTGCTGCTCATCTTTAAGGCTTTCTTCAATGAGTTTTACCGTTTGTGCCGCCTTGTACAAATTGATGTACGCCGCAATACTGTTTTGAATAACAGCCTGCTGATTGACTGTAGCATCGAGCCTTGCTGCTTCCACCAAATACTCGGCTGAAGCAATACCATAGCGAATTTGGCCGTCGGCATAAATGGGCACCGATGCATTGAGCATGCCAATGAGTGCTGTATTTACTTTCAACGATGCATTGGTTGAGGGTGGCGGCTGACCATTTCCTGTTGCAATTTTCGGATCTAAGCCGGGTTGGTTCAGCAGTAAAAAACTGGTGCTGGCACTAAGCTCCGGCAATTTCTTTTCTTCGGCCTGCTGCACTCTGGCAATGGCAGCATCAATTTTGGCCTTGTCCATTAGCAACAGTTGGTTGTGTTGCAGAGTCATTTGAATGGCTTCGGATAAAGTGAGTTGCTTGCTGTTTTGCTGTGCTATCGACAACACAGGCAGCAGCATCAACAATACCCAAAGGATGTTGTGATTGCTTGTCTTGGGATTCATTTATGATAGGATTGCTTTAAACAAAAGAAAATGTGCTGTTTCAACCGGCGTTTCATTTCGGCCATGAAAGCTTCATCAGTCATGTGCTGCAGGTTGTGCATTTTGCGGTACGATTCTCTCGAATGCAGGGTTTGATAAGCTGTACCCACCATGGTAAACAACAACAAGGGAATGTCCACGTCCTGTTTGAAATCGCCATTGGCCTGCCCTTCCCGAATGATTTTGCCGATGATGTTCGTATTGCGTTCCCGCACCGAGTCCATGAGTGAGGCAATCGGGCTCATTTCATTGGACAATTGCTGGCGCAAAATGAGGCTGTGGAAATAGGATTTGTTCGACATGCCTTCCACAAAAGAGTGAATCAACTCCTCCACTTTTTGCCATGGCTGCAGTATGTTGTTGTCGGCCATTTCCTCCGCAGCTATCCAGGCATGGGTAATGCGGTGGTGGAAAATGGCTTCCATCAACTTTTCCTTGCTACCAAAATAATACGACACCATGGCAATGTTGATGCCTGCCTCCCGGGAAATATCACGGATAGACGTGCCGGCAAAACCATGCAGAGCAAAGAGTTTCTCCGCCGTTTCAATGATGTGTACCTGCTTATCGTTGTGCTCCATACGATTGAATTACGATGCAATATTAAACACTTGTTTAAATTCAAACAAACGTTTAATTAAAAGATAACCCACAAAAAAGCCGGACTTAACCGGCTCTTAACATTCAATAAAAAATTATAAGGAATTATTCTGCCCAGCTCATCACATAGCCATCGTTTTCCAATGCCAACGCAGCCTCCGTGAGTTGCAATGGATGGAAAGTATCCACCATCACCGCCAGTTCCTGGGTGTCTTTTTTACCGATCGATTTTTCGACTGCGCCAGGGTGCGGCCCGTGTGGAATGCCTGCCGGATGCAGGGTAATCATGCCCCGTGTCACGTTTTTGCGGCTCATGAAATCGCCGTCCACATAGTACAGCACTTCATCGCTATCAATGTTGCTATGGTTGTATGGCGCCGGGATGGCTTGTGGATGGTAATCGTACAAACGGGGCACGAAGGAGCAAATCACAAAGTTGTGGGCATCAAAAGTTTGGTGCACTGGTGGCGGCTGATGCACCCTTCCGGTAATGGGTTCAAAATCGTGAATACTCAGTGCAAAAGGATAGCAACATCCATCCCATCCTACTACATCAAAAGGATGATGGCCATAATGAATGCCGTACATCATCCCCTTCTTTTTGGTGTGAATCAAAAAGTCGCCGCTGGCATCAATGGGTTGTACCAGTTGTGGGGTACGAATATCCCGTTCGCAATACGGGCTGTGCTCCAGCAACTGGCCGTATTTACTCAGGTATCGCTTAGGCGGTACCACCGGACTGAAAGATTCTACAATAAACAAGCGGTTATCGGGTGTATCAAAATGAATTTGATAAATACAACCCCGTGGTATCACCAGATAATCGCCGTAGGCAAATGACAATTGGCCATATTGTGTATGTAAGATACCCGTGCCTTCATGTATGAAAATGATTTCATCGGCATCGGCGTTTTTAAAGAAGGAATCCGTCATGCTTTGCATGGGTGCAGCCAGACTGATGTGGCAATCGTTGTTCACCAGTACCGGAACTCTGCTTTGCAAATAATCCTGTACGGGCTTCAGGTTAAAGCCTTCGAAACAACGATGCTTCAGCATGCGTTCTTCCGCCACTTTTGGCCGTACATCTACTGGCGTATCATTGCCAATGATGACTGTAGGCGGATGAATATGATACAACAACGAATAGTCGTTGGAAAAACCTTCGGTGCTAAACAGCTGTTCGCTGTACAACCCGCCATCGGGCTTGCGAAACTGCGTATGCCGTTTGTGCGGCACCTGTCCTTGAGAATAATAATGAGGCATGCAACAATGGATTTAAATGAATAGACAACTGTTCAACAAGATTGTTGAATGAAAGGAAAATGCAATCATGCATGTACAAAAAAATCAGCGTTGCCTGTTTTCGCACAGCGCCACCATCAGGAAATGATACTTCCAGCGGCGCTTATCAATGTGATAGGTAAAATTGCGGTGATACGGCATGGCTTCCGGCAATCGTTTCATCAAATGTACAATGCTGCTACATTCGCTGCATGCAAAAGCTACACACAGTAGGTTTGGTGGTATTGCAGCACAACCAATTGCTGCTGGCCTACAGCAACAGCAAGCAGGCCTGGTACCTGCCCGGCGGCAAAGTAGATGCAGGCGAAACAGCCGTGCAGGCTTTGCAAAGAGAAATAGCGGAAGAATTGCAAGTGAACCTGCCGGATGATGCGTTGCATTTTTACATGCACATTACAGCAAAAGCTTATGGCGAAAACGATTTGCAAATGGAGCAAGATTGTTACCTGTGTTCCACTCCCGCCAACTGGCAGCCCTCCGCCGAAGTAGGGGCCATTCGGTATTTCACATTGGCTTCGTATAGCCAAGAACCAGCGCAAGTGCCGGGTGTGCTGGTGTTGTTTCATCAATTACATCAAGACAAACTGTTGACTCCATGACCCGCATCGGTTTACTTTCTGATACACATGGCTGGCTCGATGAGCAGGTGCTGACACATTTTGCCCAATGCGATGAAATTTGGCATGCCGGCGATTTTGGTGAGCCAGACATCATTCCAACTTTGCAGCAATACAAACCCGTGAAAGGTGTGTACGGCAATGTGGATCCTGCGTTTATCCGCTATCAATTTCCTGAAAGAATTTGCTTTACAGTAGAACAGGTAACCGTTTGCATGCAGCACATTGGCGGCTACCCCGGCAGGTATGCACCGGGTGTAAAAAACTGGTTGCAACAAAGCGGCGCCCAACTCTTCATCAGCGGGCATTCGCACATTTTAAAAGTGCAATACGATCCATCCATCGATTGCCTGCACATTAACCCCGGAGCTGCCGGAAGGCATGGCTGGCATCAGGTTCGCACCATTGTTCGCTTTGCGATTAACGGACAAAAAATTGAACAACTGGAAGTAATAGAACTGGGCAAACGCGGTCGTTGATGAATAGGTAAATGCTGTATCTTACCCATTCTATCAATCCATTACTGCTATGCAATCATTTGACCGCCGCAACTGGCTCAAAAAAAGCGGACTGTTGCTTTCTGGTTTTACCATTGGCAATGGTCTGTTGGCAAGACAATACAATTTCAACGATGATATTTGGGAAGCAGCACCAGACGGTCAAATAATCCGCATTGGTCAAAATGAAAATCCGTACGGCCCCGGCCCCATGGCCCGCAAAGCCATGATGGATGCAGTCATCAACAGTAATCGCTATCCATCGGAACTTGCCACGCAATTGCGGGAACGCATTGCCAAAGCATACAACCTTACCAAAGACCATGTACTGTTGGGTGCTGGCAGCAGCGAATTGCTGGGCAATACGGCAGCACTGGCGGCAGAGAAAAAAGGCAGCAATGCAGTGAGTGGCGATCCAACTTTTCGGTTGTGGTTCGGCGCTGCTGAGTTGTTTGGGTTGAGCATTAAAAAAGTACCTCTGACGCAGGATAAAGTGCACGACCTCGATGCCATGTTGAAAGCCATGGATGCACAAACCAGTATGGTATATGTGGTGAATCCACACAACCCAACTGGTACCATTGTGGCCGATAGCGAGATGCAATCCTTCGCAGAAAAAGTAACGGCAAAATGCCTGTTGCTACTCGATGAAGCATATACGGAATATGCAGGCACCACCAGCTTGGCGCCGATGGTGGCCAACAATAAAAATCTGGTGGTAGCTAAAACATTCAGCAAAATACATGGTATGGCCGGAGCCCGTGTGGGTTTTGTGCTGGCACATCCTGATACCATTAAAAAACTGGCTGCGTATCAGCCTTGGGCCAATGCCGGACCAAGTGCGGTAAGCCTTGCTGGTGCATTAGCCGCCATGGACGACCTTGCATTTATGCAACAAACCCGCCAGAAAAATGAAGCGGTGCGCAACTACGTTACCAAAGAAATGAACCAACTGGGCTTGAAAGTGATTCCCTCTTACACCAGCTTTATTTATTACGACAGTGCTGCTTTCAAAGGCGACTTGGCACAGGTGATGACACAAGCCAATATCATGGGTGTACGTACGTATGAAAATGGCAGCAGCTGGCGTCGCACTTCCATTGGCACCATGGAAGAAATGCAGCAATTCATCAAAGTGTTGAAAGCAAATATGTAAGCCTTACTGCGGCGTCCATTGATACACGGCTGCAGCTGTATTATCTTGCGGATGCAATAAATGAATATTGGCTTGTTGCTGCTGCAGCATGCTTTGCACCTGTGCAAATGCTGCTGCATTTCTACGCTGCACAGTTAGTGAAGGGTGTACAAAATCATCGGTCAAATAAATTTTACCGCCATGCTGATGCACTTGCTTAGCAGCCAGCATGGCTTGCTGAAATTGTTGCTCACCTGTAAAAACTTTTGCTGCACCATAGTACAACAAATAGCGAACTGCACTGGCACTGCCCAAAGAAATAACCATGTCATTTGCCGTGGCATTTTTTATCAGCCAAGCCGATTGAAAACGGGTGTAATCTTCATCTTCTTTTTGAATAAAAAGATAGCCACCAACAATATTGTGCAGGCACAAAACAAACACCAACACATACAAGAGTCGTTTGCTGGCATGCAAAACAATCAATGGAAAGAAATAGATACCCAACACAGCAAATAAAGCAGGTTGAATCATGAGCCACGGTTCGGGAGAGCCGGGATCCACAATGAGCAATGCGGCGCTGTAAACGACCAACCACAATACAAACGGATTTTTCCAAAAGCCCTGAAAGAAAATGCTGCTGCGAATTTTCCATAGCGCAAACAATGCCAGCATAATGAACAATACAGCTGTACAAACAGCAAGTATGGCCAACGATGTATGATGTTGTGCAGCAAATACTTCTTCTACCAATAGTTTTCCAGGAAACCATTGTTCTATTAAGCTCACCACCGCCGGGAATGCGTAGATATAATTCAAACTCACCACATTGGATGCAACGACTGGCACTGCATTCAACGGGTGCCCTCCCGCCATTTGGATGCCACTATTACAATACGTCCAAAAAGTTGTATCAACTTCACTTGCGTAAAAAGCCATTGCATAACCAGATACTACCAGCAAAACAACCATTGCAGCCCATGAGCAAATTTTCAAAACGGAAGTTCGCAGCACGATCATATACAGCGGAATAGCAATGCATGTAACAACCCCCGCAGGCTTATACCACATCACAGTTACCCCACACAACAAGGCTGTTAATGCAAGGTACTTTCCTTGCTGCGCATTGGTAATACTTGCACAGGCAGCATAAACCGATAATAAACAAAGCAACAAGGCTATGCCATATACTTCCGCTTCAACTGCATAGCGCCAATAGCCGTAACTCAATAACAAAAAAGCGGCACTGCAAAATGCTACAATATGACTTGTATTGAAATGTTGGCGTAGTAACCGATACAACAATAAAACACTGGCAATAGATGCCACGCTACTGCACACACACATCAATTGGTAAGCATCTGCTTGAGGATTTATCCATTGTACAATATTCAATAAGGCTTTAAAAAAAGGTAAGAATATCAGGTATCGGGGCAGCCACAATTGTGCATAATCATAGGTCCGAATGGCGTAGGCATAAAAATAGCCATCATCATTTTCACTTCTATTGCCAGGGAAACTCAAGATTAGCAATAAGAAAAGCAACAAAAACATGCCTGCGTATCGCAACGATGATGATGACTGAAAACCGGGCTTCATGATTGGGTGTGATGTTTTGTTGTAGGGGCTTATTTCTGTAAAATACAACCAAAAAACAAAGCGGCTTAAAAAACTATTCGTTTTTTAAGCCGCTTTGAAAAATTGGAGTATGATTTACCTGAAAGTTTTCATCAATTGTCGTTGAACAATTACGCCATTTGCTTCGAGCACCAACCAGTAGTTTCCAGCAGGCAAAGCAATTGTATTCAGATTATACTGCAACGTGGTTTGCCATTTTTCCAATACCTGCATTTGTACCTGCAGCCCACGGGCATCTAACAATTTCAGCGTCACTTTTCCTCTGTAAGGGTT
The Phnomibacter ginsenosidimutans genome window above contains:
- a CDS encoding glycosyltransferase family 39 protein — protein: MKPGFQSSSSLRYAGMFLLLFLLLILSFPGNRSENDDGYFYAYAIRTYDYAQLWLPRYLIFLPFFKALLNIVQWINPQADAYQLMCVCSSVASIASVLLLYRLLRQHFNTSHIVAFCSAAFLLLSYGYWRYAVEAEVYGIALLLCLLSVYAACASITNAQQGKYLALTALLCGVTVMWYKPAGVVTCIAIPLYMIVLRTSVLKICSWAAMVVLLVVSGYAMAFYASEVDTTFWTYCNSGIQMAGGHPLNAVPVVASNVVSLNYIYAFPAVVSLIEQWFPGKLLVEEVFAAQHHTSLAILAVCTAVLFIMLALFALWKIRSSIFFQGFWKNPFVLWLVVYSAALLIVDPGSPEPWLMIQPALFAVLGIYFFPLIVLHASKRLLYVLVFVLCLHNIVGGYLFIQKEDEDYTRFQSAWLIKNATANDMVISLGSASAVRYLLYYGAAKVFTGEQQFQQAMLAAKQVHQHGGKIYLTDDFVHPSLTVQRRNAAAFAQVQSMLQQQQANIHLLHPQDNTAAAVYQWTPQ
- a CDS encoding pyridoxal phosphate-dependent aminotransferase, which translates into the protein MQSFDRRNWLKKSGLLLSGFTIGNGLLARQYNFNDDIWEAAPDGQIIRIGQNENPYGPGPMARKAMMDAVINSNRYPSELATQLRERIAKAYNLTKDHVLLGAGSSELLGNTAALAAEKKGSNAVSGDPTFRLWFGAAELFGLSIKKVPLTQDKVHDLDAMLKAMDAQTSMVYVVNPHNPTGTIVADSEMQSFAEKVTAKCLLLLDEAYTEYAGTTSLAPMVANNKNLVVAKTFSKIHGMAGARVGFVLAHPDTIKKLAAYQPWANAGPSAVSLAGALAAMDDLAFMQQTRQKNEAVRNYVTKEMNQLGLKVIPSYTSFIYYDSAAFKGDLAQVMTQANIMGVRTYENGSSWRRTSIGTMEEMQQFIKVLKANM